In one window of Onychomys torridus chromosome 7, mOncTor1.1, whole genome shotgun sequence DNA:
- the Drd2 gene encoding D(2) dopamine receptor isoform X1, with protein MDPLNLSWYDDDLERQNWSRPFNGSEGKADRPHYNYYAMLLTLLIFIIVFGNVLVCMAVSREKALQTTTNYLIVSLAVADLLVATLVMPWVVYLEVVGEWKFSRIHCDIFVTLDVMMCTASILNLCAISIDRYTAVAMPMLYNTRYSSKRRVTVMIAIVWVLSFTISCPLLFGLNNTDQNECIIANPAFVVYSSIVSFYVPFIVTLLVYIKIYIVLRKRRKRVNTKRSSRAFRANLKTPLKGNCTHPEDMKLCTVIMKSNGSFPVNRRRMDAARRAQELEMEMLSSTSPPERTRYSPIPPSHHQLTLPDPSHHGLHSNPDSPAKPEKNGHAKIVNPKIAKFFEIQTMPNGKTRTSLKSMSRRKLSQQKEKKATQMLAIVLGVFIICWLPFFITHILNIHCDCNIPPVLYSAFTWLGYVNSAVNPIIYTTFNIEFRKAFMKILHC; from the exons ATGGATCCACTGAACCTGTCCTGGTACGATGATGATCTGGAGAGGCAGAACTGGAGCCGACCCTTCAATGGGTCAGAAGGAAAGGCGGACAGGCCCCACTACAACTACTATGCCATGCTGCTCACCCTCCTCATCTTTATCATCGTCTTTGGCAATGTGCTGGTGTGCATGGCTGTATCCCGAGAGAAGGCTTTGCAGACCACCACCAACTACCTGATAGTCAGCCTTGCTGTGGCCGATCTTCTGGTAGCCACACTGGTCATGCCCTGGGTCGTCTACCTGGAG GTGGTGGGCGAGTGGAAATTCAGCAGGATTCACTGTGACATCTTTGTCACTCTGGATGTCATGATGTGCACCGCCAGCATCCTGAACCTGTGTGCCATCAGCATTGACAG GTACACAGCTGTGGCCATGCCCATGCTGTACAACACACGCTATAGCTCCAAACGTCGAGTCACTGTCATGATCGCCATTGTCTGGGTCCTGTCCTTCACCATCTCCTGCCCACTGCTCTTTGGACTCAACAACACAG ATCAGAATGAGTGTATCATCGCCAACCCTGCCTTTGTCGTCTACTCCTCCATCGTCTCATTCTACGTGCCGTTCATCGTTACCCTGCTGGTCTACATCAAAATCTACATCGTCCTCCGCAAGCGCCGCAAGCGGGTCAACACCAAGCGCAGCAGCCGAGCTTTCAGAGCCAACCTGAAGACCCCACTCAAG GGCAACTGTACtcaccctgaggacatgaaactCTGCACCGTTATCATGAAGTCTAATGGGAGTTTCCCAGTGAACAGGCGGAGAATG GATGCTGCCCGCCGAGCTCAGGAGCTGGAGATGGAGATGCTGTCAAGCACCAGTCCACCAGAGAGGACCCGGTATAGCCCCATCCCACCCAGTCACCACCAGCTAACTCTCCCCGATCCATCCCACCATGGCCTCCATAGCAACCCTGACAGTCCTGCCAAACCAGAGAAGAATGGGCATGCCAAGATTGTCAACCCCAAGATCGCCAAGTTCTTTGAGATCCAGACCATGCCCAATGGCAAAACCCGGACCTCCCTAAAGTCAATGAGCCGTAGGAAGCTCTCCcagcagaaggagaagaaagccaCTCAGATGCTTGCCATTGTGCTGG gtgtatTCATCATCTGCTGGCTGCCCTTCTTCATCACGCACATCCTGAATATTCACTGTGACTGCAACATCCCGCCAGTCCTCTACAGCGCCTTCACATGGCTGGGCTACGTCAACAGTGCCGTGAACCCCATCATCTACACCACCTTCAACATCGAGTTCCGCAAGGCCTTCATGAAGATCCTGCACTGTTGA
- the Drd2 gene encoding D(2) dopamine receptor isoform X2, with protein sequence MDPLNLSWYDDDLERQNWSRPFNGSEGKADRPHYNYYAMLLTLLIFIIVFGNVLVCMAVSREKALQTTTNYLIVSLAVADLLVATLVMPWVVYLEVVGEWKFSRIHCDIFVTLDVMMCTASILNLCAISIDRYTAVAMPMLYNTRYSSKRRVTVMIAIVWVLSFTISCPLLFGLNNTDQNECIIANPAFVVYSSIVSFYVPFIVTLLVYIKIYIVLRKRRKRVNTKRSSRAFRANLKTPLKDAARRAQELEMEMLSSTSPPERTRYSPIPPSHHQLTLPDPSHHGLHSNPDSPAKPEKNGHAKIVNPKIAKFFEIQTMPNGKTRTSLKSMSRRKLSQQKEKKATQMLAIVLGVFIICWLPFFITHILNIHCDCNIPPVLYSAFTWLGYVNSAVNPIIYTTFNIEFRKAFMKILHC encoded by the exons ATGGATCCACTGAACCTGTCCTGGTACGATGATGATCTGGAGAGGCAGAACTGGAGCCGACCCTTCAATGGGTCAGAAGGAAAGGCGGACAGGCCCCACTACAACTACTATGCCATGCTGCTCACCCTCCTCATCTTTATCATCGTCTTTGGCAATGTGCTGGTGTGCATGGCTGTATCCCGAGAGAAGGCTTTGCAGACCACCACCAACTACCTGATAGTCAGCCTTGCTGTGGCCGATCTTCTGGTAGCCACACTGGTCATGCCCTGGGTCGTCTACCTGGAG GTGGTGGGCGAGTGGAAATTCAGCAGGATTCACTGTGACATCTTTGTCACTCTGGATGTCATGATGTGCACCGCCAGCATCCTGAACCTGTGTGCCATCAGCATTGACAG GTACACAGCTGTGGCCATGCCCATGCTGTACAACACACGCTATAGCTCCAAACGTCGAGTCACTGTCATGATCGCCATTGTCTGGGTCCTGTCCTTCACCATCTCCTGCCCACTGCTCTTTGGACTCAACAACACAG ATCAGAATGAGTGTATCATCGCCAACCCTGCCTTTGTCGTCTACTCCTCCATCGTCTCATTCTACGTGCCGTTCATCGTTACCCTGCTGGTCTACATCAAAATCTACATCGTCCTCCGCAAGCGCCGCAAGCGGGTCAACACCAAGCGCAGCAGCCGAGCTTTCAGAGCCAACCTGAAGACCCCACTCAAG GATGCTGCCCGCCGAGCTCAGGAGCTGGAGATGGAGATGCTGTCAAGCACCAGTCCACCAGAGAGGACCCGGTATAGCCCCATCCCACCCAGTCACCACCAGCTAACTCTCCCCGATCCATCCCACCATGGCCTCCATAGCAACCCTGACAGTCCTGCCAAACCAGAGAAGAATGGGCATGCCAAGATTGTCAACCCCAAGATCGCCAAGTTCTTTGAGATCCAGACCATGCCCAATGGCAAAACCCGGACCTCCCTAAAGTCAATGAGCCGTAGGAAGCTCTCCcagcagaaggagaagaaagccaCTCAGATGCTTGCCATTGTGCTGG gtgtatTCATCATCTGCTGGCTGCCCTTCTTCATCACGCACATCCTGAATATTCACTGTGACTGCAACATCCCGCCAGTCCTCTACAGCGCCTTCACATGGCTGGGCTACGTCAACAGTGCCGTGAACCCCATCATCTACACCACCTTCAACATCGAGTTCCGCAAGGCCTTCATGAAGATCCTGCACTGTTGA